The Amphiura filiformis chromosome 12, Afil_fr2py, whole genome shotgun sequence genome includes a region encoding these proteins:
- the LOC140166185 gene encoding LOW QUALITY PROTEIN: uncharacterized protein (The sequence of the model RefSeq protein was modified relative to this genomic sequence to represent the inferred CDS: inserted 2 bases in 1 codon; deleted 2 bases in 1 codon) — protein MASAGGEQSRTGDRFEVYVTHVKVNREGQVNFWAQLDPNGAEQLEELDLVIQEKANSDPYPPEPKSLLVGEPCLANFIEDSRWYRXRVEQCTENDVIAYFMDYGNTEIIPFNLIRRADASVFATLRAQATECILEGVRITDKSGAKSFVNKLLSDQSFIGKPAGLMAGRVHMTLQMETESHEMVADRIIREGYGQPMKVRMASGSGGGGHTSSGSGDRKVQFKNMGLDVGSREKLYISHVESPSSFWIQQSCISLDLDNLMNDLSQFYCEGSGGQMVNRAEDGMACVALFSEDETFYRAVVDKMLANNQCRVLFVDYGNKEVTSVGNLRVITEEFLKLPTIAIRCCLSGIEEASCTGPEATGRFEDLTGDKELCGKVVGFRGDKCAILLVDPSGKENADIAGVLVKEGLANRDQEQFPMKGSRRTSERAGRASPISSTSSSGSLPQQPQNRGRLRSDEVSREPQGPTAFTAPNLRPGSKHQVQVTSVGSLTSISCQLLKDTEIFDEMMASLQDAYASPTPDTRLNSPRVNQPCCSQFTEDDSWYRAQITATRGSDYDVTYVDYGNSEVISGSRLRVLKSEFFQLPLQCISCGLDGISPQDGGTEKARDHFESITSEKTLIASIVSIKHEGNSSAYGVVLTEEGTGVNMNKEMQKFLQPSKTPPRDTFQSSQPSRSSARDQFQSSQSSRPPPGRQEQQGGFQQKHLLETSSKRASSLHLGQMHHSVKIGPVKDLVSQLQPSKLQFLQHAEPITFTEVQLPNGPVQVYLSHGSSPQEFWCQPVKSGSELDELMEKIHAKCSGKSVSALKNVAVGTPCIAQFSADEGWYRAVVINKHVGELEVLFVDYGNSERVKLAKVKQISADLMKLPAQAVKCALKGWDLGEAQPKVIDKMRDLANTVEQFKCESHGNSGGVYEVELSAGGMRMGQELKKLQTQALKEKKQKEATPPPPKPTQAASPARASSDQMISSAIDNIKLDAHEDFIVSHVDNPGRFWCQLAKDCTTLDEIMIKINDHYNGTTGDALESVLVGAFCVAKYSEDDGWYRAQILKTISVSQVEVYFIDYGNNDKVDVGNLRRLRPEFSKLKSQAVQCALVDHVDNKYEQDLITKFEDLVMEKQLVGDVKAKRAGMLALQLFDTSGDHDVNINEEVQSMIGSGSQDDVVGYPPNIDLPKECEVYATHIEGAHQFFVQMSEQTEAIETMSAKLQDAYAAVGPGQLVLPQSNVGQACCAKFSEDEQWYRGIVTHKPATARAKVCFVDFGNSEEQDVAQLKTLKPEFLSQAPLAIECRLGKCMRTVPDTLEKLEELMMDKPLTCTFHGNTSTPFGVTLMEGDTNINEEMSSVVGATATKIASDEDSTSSYPWPPVNQDCVEVSLTQVTNPWDFWCQLTTDELNQMTNSLQDTYGQRGDNTEAELLPGTACVCQTENGTWYRAEVISAPSGDSADALFVDTGVTQTVLKSKMWPIDDNFLSLPRQAIQCKLTSVKPCSPNWDEASTDAFKRHTSGGGLIAEVLGIDRGRSGHDPCYQILLRSREGLPISNILTERKLAQQVDLDIPQQVTKTAEWKGKTYPRDNLTSTTQDVSVVRVESPHKFFVKPLHFLVLEEDREREIEAFTEGILGNLVLPDWLPTAEIGMPCLAMRKDTKKWCRAEVQSVLPKGGITVLLVDEGMQQFVFPSDLRPINAKLVDMPATVVECKLKDVAPMKGKFWDDSVCEVFKEMTLDRKLEITVDEDGAELYKEEEDSEEKKEEEDSEEKKEEEDSEEKKEEEDSEKKKSIGEILKEMGLAQEPGAVQEEEEEEPVVEEEQVEEVAQEVVDPNATVILYFLSVQGPSELVCQPAASADHLQELMDNIYEFYADESHQGGITPQVGLQCISKFTQDDSWYRATIESVDGADVMVRYTDYGNSEVVTADRLCNLQPQFAKLRAQAITYQVTPPPMQQSQWSNDVKARLERCCADRELKVNILDDVPTIRLSPEDAAFIQTSLAEPPATAVAEVVLGDAEVELGHAINLIFLSAEGRSTFVCQPVSTADDLATLMDNIAAHYEDEANQAEFTPEAGQQCIAKFTEDDGWYRAMVQAVDDDGNVTVLYIDYGNSETLSQDRLCVMQAQFTELPAQAIFYDIAPPLMHSSQWNDDVKALLDESCIERELTVHPLPASGDVTTIRLSEDDVTFIKTALGDHLPPVVETADEQEEILELGEAITLLFLSADGPSTFFCQPMSTADALAILMDDIAAHYEEEANQVEFTPEVGQQCIAQFTEDDGWYRAIVQNMDDDEYAVKYVDYGNSETLKQDRLREIQPQFQELPHQAVVYQIKPDLMHASQWNDEDVKATLDESCVERELKGHLVKTSDGSLVVKLSTEDVDFIKSSVADILPPKDVVDDIVAALVNTAISDALEEMTAPATIRDAAGVTVMTLFDKVAQCLLIDELKKDPVTSEPAAQKDEDETMTGVKMLVDDIVKKAVETISGVQEEEEKDLPHQILDDIIESVASGLHISSATEALDGAEGDESQEVFNPDKGESGEVCGTLGEGGEHPSPLRKRHKSGEGLPGMEVDDKCEDTLEGEEASQEETKEIGEPDVKKPKIKEGEADINEEEGDEEEGEEELQEEGEQEQEATEEVQDEGEQEAEKQEHDEEEQALEEQEQEGGEQKQDEEDQEEGDESAENFEDAEDNVAEEETDTGDRSKQDEVEASTGEDKEKAESGENFEDAEDNVADDNETVDVAQEEMKTGDQTKENEVEEDKAESEAPLDQAGEEHTQAETVNSNEEAKEDKEADQEESFESAPSTPERDSTSETAHSEGGGTVVNGDDKVISEEANDIGDDNQVTENGDTVGDKLETVKTSEAVGDNTAGDKVSDIVGDKSTGDAVDVTKEED, from the exons GTTATGGACAACCTATGAAGGTCCGGATGGcaagtggtagtggtggtggagGACACACCAGCAGTGGCAGTGGTGATCGCAAGGTGCAATTCAAGAACATGGGGTTAGACGTCGGCAGCAGGGAGAAGCTGTACATCTCACATGTAGAATCCCCATCGTCTTTCTGGATACAACAGTCTTGCATATCTCTAGATCTTGATAACTTGATGAACGATCTTTCACAATTCTACTGCGAAGGATCAGGTGGACAGATGGTAAACCGTGCTGAAGATGGTATGGCGTGCGTGGCTCTCTTCTCGGAAGATGAGACCTTCTACCGAGCAGTTGTTGACAAGATGTTAGCGAACAATCAGTGTAGGGTGTTGTTTGTAGATTATGGCAACAAAGAAGTAACAAGTGTTGGCAATCTGAGAGTCATAACGGAAGAGTTCCTGAAGCTTCCAACCATTGCAATTAGGTGTTGTCTGAGTGGTATAGAAGAAGCATCATGCACGGGGCCTGAAGCAACAGGCAGGTTTGAGGATCTGACGGGAGACAAGGAGTTGTGCGGTAAGGTGGTGGGCTTCCGAGGGGACAAGTGTGCTATACTCTTAGTGGATCCAAGCGGTAAGGAGAATGCTGACATCGCAGGTGTACTGGTAAAAGAAGGCCTGGCCAATCGAGACCAAGAGCAGTTCCCAATGAAAGGATCTCGTAGGACCTCGGAAAGAGCTGGAAGGGCTAGCCCAATCTCGTCAACATCGTCTTCCGGATCGTTGCCACAACAACCCCAGAATCGAGGACGGTTGAGATCAGATGAAGTGAGTCGGGAGCCTCAGGGACCAACTGCTTTCACGGCACCTAACTTAAGGCCAGGGTCAAAACACCAAGTGCAAGTCACCTCAGTTGGGAGCCTTACAAGTATCTCATGCCAGCTGCTAAAAGATACCGAAATCTTTGACGAGATGATGGCCAGTCTTCAAGATGCATATGCATCTCCGACACCGGACACAAGGTTGAACTCTCCCCGTGTCAACCAGCCCTGTTGTTCACAGTTTACAGAAGATGACTCCTGGTACAGGGCACAGATTACCGCCACAAGAGGATCAGATTATGATGTAACCTACGTGGACTATGGTAATAGTGAAGTCATTTCAGGGTCCCGTCTTCGAGTCCTGAAGAGTGAGTTCTTTCAGCTGCCCCTCCAGTGTATATCCTGTGGCTTAGATGGCATTTCTCCTCAGGATGGAGGCACAGAGAAAGCAAGAGATCACTTTGAAAGCATAACAAGTGAAAAGACTCTAATTGCGTCTATAGTAAGCATCAAGCATGAAGGAAACAGTAGTGCATACGGGGTTGTACTCACAGAAGAGGGAACAGGTGTCAACATGAacaaagaaatgcagaaattccTACAGCCCTCCAAGACGCCGCCAAGAGATACTTTCCAAAGCTCTCAGCCTTCCAGATCATCAGCGAGGGATCAATTCCAGAGTTCACAGTCATCAAGGCCACCACCTGGCAGGCAAGAACAACAAGGAGGATTTCAGCAAAAACACCTCCTAGAGACCAGTTCCAAAAGAGCGTCAAGTCTCCACCTCGGACAGATGCACCATTCGGTCAAGATAGGTCCAGTCAAGGATTTGGTCAGTCAGCTCCAGCCAAGCAAGCTCCAGTTCCTGCAGCAC GCAGAACCAATTACTTTCACTGAAGTTCAGCTTCCAAATGGGCCAGTACAAGTCTACCTTTCACATGGAAGCAGTCCACAGGAATTCTGGTGCCAGCCTGTGAAATCGGGATCAGAGCTTGATGAGTTGATGGAGAAAATTCATGCGAAGTGTTCTGGTAAATCTGTATCTGCCCTAAAGAATGTGGCTGTTGGAACACCATGCATTGCACAGTTTTCTGCAGATGAAGGCTGGTACCGAGCTGTAGTGATAAACAAGCATGTGGGAGAACTTGAGGTTTTGTTTGTCGATTATGGAAATTCAGAACGTGTCAAATTGGCGAAGGTGAAGCAGATATCTGCAGATCTGATGAAACTTCCAGCGCAGGCCGTAAAGTGCGCCCTCAAAGGTTGGGACCTAGGCGAAGCACAGCCAAAGGTTATTGACAAGATGAGAGACTTAGCTAACACTGTAGAACAGTTCAAATGTGAAAGTCATGGCAACAGTGGTGGTGTGTATGAAGTTGAGCTCTCCGCAGGTGGGATGAGGATGGGTCAAGAGCTGAAGAAACTCCAGACGCAAGCCTTGAAGGAAAAGAAGCAGAAAGAAGCAACTCCTCCTCCTCCTAAACCAACACAAGCAGCAAGCCCAGCTCGAGCATCATCAGACCAGATGATTAGCTCTGCTATTGATAACATCAAACTTGATGCACATGAAGACTTTATCGTCTCACATGTTGATAATCCAGGTAGATTCTGGTGTCAGCTTGCTAAAGATTGTACCACGTTGGATGAGATCATGATCAAGATAAATGATCACTACAACGGCACCACTGGTGACGCCCTTGAGTCAGTTTTGGTTGGAGCGTTCTGTGTAGCCAAGTACTCGGAGGATGATGGATGGTACCGTGCTCAAATCTTGAAGACGATATCTGTCTCTCAAGTGGAGGTGTATTTCATTGATTATGGTAATAACGATAAGGTAGACGTCGGCAATCTGCGTCGGTTACGTCCGGAGTTCAGCAAGCTGAAAAGCCAGGCCGTGCAGTGTGCACTAGTTGATCATGTGGATAACAAGTATGAGCAGGATCTCATAACCAAGTTTGAGGATCTAGTCATGGAGAAGCAGCTAGTTGGGGATGTGAAAGCTAAGCGTGCTGGCATGCTTGCCTTACAGTTGTTTGATACCTCTGGGGATCATGATGTTAATATCAACGAGGAAGTCCAAAGCATGATTGGAAGCGGCAGTCAAGATGATGTAGTAGGTTACCCGCCTAATATAGATCTACCAAAGGAGTGTGAAGTTTATGCCACTCACATTGAAGGAGCCCATCAGTTTTTCGTCCAGATGAGTGAGCAGACGGAGGCGATCGAAACGATGTCGGCTAAACTCCAAGATGCGTACGCAGCTGTTGGACCGGGTCAGCTTGTTCTCCCACAGAGCAATGTAGGACAAGCATGCTGTGCAAAATTCTCAGAGGATGAGCAGTGGTATCGTGGGATAGTAACGCATAAACCCGCAACTGCAAGAGCAAAGGTGTGCTTTGTTGACTTTGGTAACTCGGAGGAGCAAGATGTTGCTCAACTCAAAACCTTGAAACCAGAATTTCTCAGTCAGGCCCCACTAGCCATTGAGTGTCGTCTGGGAAAGTGTATGAGGACTGTTCCCGATACACTTGAGAAGTTGGAGGAGTTGATGATGGATAAGCCGCTTACGTGTACTTTCCATGGCAACACATCTACTCCATTTGGTGTGACACTAATGGAGGGTGATACCAACATTAACGAGGAGATGAGTAGTGTGGTTGGTGCAACAGCTACAAAGATAGCTTCTGATGAAGATA GTACCTCTTCCTATCCATGGCCACCAGTGAACCAAGATTGTGTTGAAGTAAGCTTAACCCAAGTAACCAATCCATGGGATTTCTGGTGCCAGCTAACTACTGATGAACTGAATCAGATGACTAACAGTCTGCAGGATACGTACGGGCAACGTG GCGATAACACGGAGGCAGAGTTGCTGCCAGGTACAGCATGCGTCTGCCAAACAGAGAATGGTACATGGTATCGAGCTGAAGTGATAAGTGCGCCCTCAGGGGACAGTGCTGATGCGTTGTTTGTTGACACTGGGGTTACACAGACTGTATTGAAGAGCAAGATGTGGCCTATTGATGATAACTTTTTATCATTACCAAG GCAAGCTATTCAATGTAAGTTGACTTCAGTGAAGCCATGCTCCCCAAACTGGGATGAAGCATCTACTGATGCTTTCAAGAGGCATACATCAGGTGGAGGACTTATAGCAGAAGTGTTAGGTATAGACAGAGGGAGGAGTGGTCATGATCCATGTTACCAG ATATTGTTGAGATCCAGAGAAGGTTTGCCGATATCAAATATACTAACAGAGAGAAAGCTTGCTCAACAGGTTGACTTGGACATACCACAACAG GTGACCAAAACTGCTGAATGGAAAGGTAAAACCTATCCACGAGATAACCTGACATCCACCACCCAAGACGTGAGCGTGGTTCGAGTGGAGAGCCCACATAAATTCTTTGTAAAGCCGCTTCATTTTTTAGTGCTTGAGGAGGACCGGGAAAGGGAGATAGAAGCATTTACCGAGGGTATCCTTGGTAACCTGGTCCTCCCAGATTGGCTCCCGACTGCAGAAATTGGAATGCCATGCCTAGCGATGCGTAAAGACACAAAGAAGTGGTGTCGTGCCGAGGTACAGAGCGTACTCCCTAAAGGAGGCATCACGGTTCTCCTGGTTGATGAAGGGATGCAACAGTTTGTGTTTCCTAGCGACCTGAGACCCATCAATGCTAAGCTTGTCGATATGCCTGCCACGGTTGTAGAATGCAAGCTGAAAGATGTGGCACCGATGAAGGGTAAATTTTGGGATGACTCAGTGTGTGAGGTTTTTAAGGAGATGACACTAGATCGCAAGCTGGAGATCACAGTGGATGAAGATGGTGCAGAGTTGTACAAGGAGGAGGAAGATAGTGAAGAAAAGAAGGAGGAGGAAGATAGTGAAGAAAAGAAGGAG GAGGAAGATAGTGAAGAAAAGAAGGAGGAGGAAGATAGTGAAAAAAAGAAGAGCATCGGTGAGATTTTGAAAGAAATGGGTCTGGCGCAGGAACCAGGAGCTGtacaggaagaggaagaagaggaaCCAGTGGTAGAAGAGGAACAGGTGGAAGAGGTAGCACAGGAAGTTGTGGATCCAAATGCAACAGTTATCCTTTACTTCCTTTCCGTTCAAGGACCATCGGAGCTTGTGTGTCAACCTGCTGCCTCTGCAGATCATCTCCAGGAATTGATGGACAACATATATGAGTTTTATGCAGATGAGAGTCATCAAGGAGGGATAACACCACAAGTGGGTCTACAGTGTATTTCTAAGTTTACACAAGATGACAGTTGGTACAGAGCAACTATTGAATCCGTCGATGGCGCCGATGTTATGGTGAGATACACAGATTACGGAAACTCGGAGGTAGTGACGGCAGATCGCTTATGCAACTTGCAGCCACAGTTTGCCAAGCTTCGTGCGCAGGCTATAACGTACCAGGTGACTCCACCACCAATGCAGCAATCACAGTGGAGTAATGACGTAAAAGCACGTCTCGAAAGGTGCTGTGCAGACCGAGAACTAAAAGTCAACATCCTTGATGATGTCCCAACTATCAGGTTGAGTCCAGAAGATGCTGCCTTCATCCAGACATCGCTAGCAGAACCACCTGCTACAGCTGTAGCAGAGGTTGTACTAGGTGACGCAGAGGTTGAACTAGGTCACGCAATAAACTTAATCTTCTTATCAGCCGAAGGACGGTCAACATTTGTATGCCAACCTGTATCAACGGCAGATGATTTGGCAACCTTGATGGATAACATAGCTGCTCACTACGAGGATGAGGCCAATCAAGCCGAGTTCACCCCAGAAGCGGGTCAACAGTGCATCGCCAAGTTTACGGAGGATGACGGCTGGTACAGAGCCATGGTTCAAGCTGTGGATGATGATGGTAATGTCACAGTGTTGTATATAGATTATGGAAATTCAGAAACATTGTCCCAAGACCGTTTGTGTGTTATGCAAGCGCAGTTCACAGAATTACCAGCTCAGGCAATATTTTATGACATAGCTCCACCCCTTATGCATTCGTCCCAGTGGAATGATGATGTCAAAGCACTGCTTGACGAAAGCTGCATTGAAAGGGAGCTGACAGTTCATCCTCTTCCAGCATCTGGAGATGTTACCACCATCAGGTTGAGCGAAGATGATGTAACTTTCATCAAGACAGCATTAGGAGATCATCTGCCGCCAGTGGTCGAAACTGCCGATGAGCAAGAAGAAATTCTTGAACTAGGTGAAGCAATAACTTTGCTCTTCCTGTCAGCTGACGGACCTTCCACATTTTTTTGCCAGCCGATGTCAACGGCAGATGCCTTGGCAATATTGATGGATGACATTGCAGCGCATTATGAAGAGGAAGCGAACCAAGTTGAGTTCACGCCAGAGGTCGGTCAGCAGTGCATTGCACAGTTCACCGAGGATGACGGTTGGTATCGAGCTATAGTGCAGAACATGGACGATGATGAATACGCAGTCAAGTATGTCGATTATGGCAACTCGGAGACATTGAAGCAAGACAGGCTACGCGAAATACAACCTCAATTTCAAGAGCTTCCTCACCAAGCTGTTGTCTACCAAATTAAACCAGATCTGATGCATGCATCTCAATGGAATGATGAAGATGTCAAGGCGACGCTTGACGAAAGCTGTGTTGAGAGAGAGCTGAAGGGCCATCTTGTGAAGACATCAGATGGTTCTCTTGTCGTTAAATTGAGCACAGAAGATGTAGACTTTATCAAGTCATCTGTGGCAGACATTCTTCCTCCTAAAGATGTAGTTGACGATATAGTCGCAGCCTTGGTAAACACTGCAATATCAGATGCTTTGGAAGAGATGACGGCACCAGCAACCATTCGAGATGCAGCGGGTGTGACTGTCATGACCCTATTTGACAAAGTAGCTCAATGTCTCCTTATAGATGAACTTAAGAAAGATCCAGTCACCAGTGAGCCTGCAGCACAGAAAGATGAGGACGAAACCATGACGGGTGTGAAAATGCTTGTGGATGATATTGTCAAGAAGGCAGTTGAGACGATTTCTGGTGTGCAAGAAGAAGAGGAGAAAGACTTGCCTCATCAAATTCTGGATGATATCATAGAATCTGTTGCAAGTGGACTTCACATCTCTTCAGCAACAGAGGCATTAGATGGTGCTGAAGGTGATGAGTCGCAAGAAGTTTTCAATCCAGATAAGGGAGAAAGTGGTGAGGTTTGTGGGACATTAGGTGAAGGTGGGGAGCATCCGAGTCCACTTCGCAAACGCCATAAATCAGGAGAAGGCCTACCTGGTATGGAGGTTGACGACAAGTGTGAAGATACACTGGAAGGCGAAGAAGCATCGCAGGAAGAAACGAAAGAGATTGGAGAACCAGATGTCAAGAAGCCGAAAATTAAGGAGGGTGAGGCAGATATCAATGAAGAAGAGGGAGATGAGGAGGAGGGAGAAGAGGAGCTACAGGAAGAAGGAGAGCAAGAACAGGAAGCTACAGAGGAGGTACAGGATGAAGGAGAACAGGAAGCTGAAAAACAGGAACATGATGAGGAGGAACAGGCACTTGAAGAGCAGGAACAGGAAGGAGGGGAGCAGAAACAGGATGAGGAGGACCAGGAGGAAGGTGATGAGAGTGCAGAGAATTTTGAAGATGCAGAAGATAATGTAGCGGAAGAAGAGACAGACACTGGTGACCGATCAAAGCAAGATGAGGTTGAGGCTTCAACAGGGGAAGATAAAGAAAAGGCAGAAAG TGGTGAGAACTTTGAAGATGCAGAAGATAATGTAGCAGATGATAATGAGACTGTTGATGTGGCACAAGAAGAAATGAAGACCGGTGACCAGACTAAGGAAAATGAGGTTGAGGAAGATAAGGCAGAGAG TGAGGCGCCCCTAGATCAGGCAGGTGAAGAACACACTCAAGCTGAAACGGTCAATTCCAATGAAGAAGCAAAAGAGGACAAAGAAGCGGACCAAGAAGAGAGCTTTGAATCGGCACCATCGACTCCAGAAAGAGACTCCACCTCTGAGACAGCACATTCTGAAGGAGGGGGCACTGTAGTGAATGGCGATGACAAGGTAATAAGTGAGGAAGCCAATGACATTGGTGATGACAATCAAGTGACTGAAAATGGTGACACTGTTGGTGACAAACTGGAAACTGTCAAAACTAGTGAGGCTGTTGGTGACAATACAGCCGGTGACAAAGTTAGTGACATTGTTGGTGACAAATCAACAGGCGACGCAGTTGATGTGACAAAAGAAGAGGATTGA